In Terriglobia bacterium, the genomic stretch AAAGCGATCACGGAGATCTTTTCGCAAATTCAGGTGGCAGCAGGCAATACCGCAACAGTATTAATCGAAGGTGAGAGCGGTACTGGAAAAGAGCTGGTTGCAAAAGCAATTCATCTCGAGAGTGCGCGCGCAAAACAGGCATTTATCGCCGTCGACTGCGGTGCGATTCCGGAATCGCTTATCGAAGCAGAATTGTTCGGAGCGAAAAAGGGCTCATATACAGGTGCGACGTCGGATCGGCCCGGCCTTTTTGAAGCCGCGCATCGAGGCACAATCTTTCTCGATGAAATTTCAAATACCACACCTGCTTTGCAGGCTAAACTGCTGCGCGTGATCCAGGAGAGGGAAGTGCGCCGGATCGGGGAGACAGCGGGCCGCTCCGTCGACGTTCGCCTGGTGGTCGCGAGCAACCAGAATCTCGAGTCAATGGTCGAGGGCGGCAGATTTCGGAAGGACCTGCTTTATCGCCTCATGGTGCTGCACATCAAGATGCCCCCATTACGCAAGCGCCCCGACGACATTCCGATACTCGCGCAAGCGTTTCTGCAGAAATTGAATGCCGCCAACAAAACAAAGAAATATTTCGACTCTGAGGCCGTGAATCGACTGTCCACCTTTCAGTTCCCGGGGAATGTACGCGAACTCCAAAATGCGATCGAGCGCGCGTTTTTCTCGACAAAGGGCAGCTCCATTCAGAGTGTCTCCGTCGAATCGCAAGCGGAGTCCCTTCCCGCGGGGAGTGAAGACGTGCAGTTGTGGTTCAAGGATCTGTCCGAGGGACGGAAGGATTTTTGGTCCGCTGTTTATAGCAAGTATAAGAGACGGGATATTTCACGGGAGAAGGTCCTGGCCCTGGTTGATTTCGGCTTGAGATCCACGCGAGGAAATTACAAGACCATGGCGGAACGCCTCCGGCTGAAAAATAAAGACTACCGGCGCTTTATGGATTTCCTCCGCCGGAGCGATTGTCTGCTCGACTTCAGGCCGTATCGCAAACTGGCGCCGGCCGGTGAGAATTGATGCCGGGGTGACAAGGCGCCTGAGCTTCCTTGCGCCGGACAACGCGGGCGCTGGTGCCGGACAAGCGTTTCCAGTTTAAGGTTCGAGTTCTACTTGATCAACTTCAAGTAG encodes the following:
- a CDS encoding sigma 54-interacting transcriptional regulator — protein: KAITEIFSQIQVAAGNTATVLIEGESGTGKELVAKAIHLESARAKQAFIAVDCGAIPESLIEAELFGAKKGSYTGATSDRPGLFEAAHRGTIFLDEISNTTPALQAKLLRVIQEREVRRIGETAGRSVDVRLVVASNQNLESMVEGGRFRKDLLYRLMVLHIKMPPLRKRPDDIPILAQAFLQKLNAANKTKKYFDSEAVNRLSTFQFPGNVRELQNAIERAFFSTKGSSIQSVSVESQAESLPAGSEDVQLWFKDLSEGRKDFWSAVYSKYKRRDISREKVLALVDFGLRSTRGNYKTMAERLRLKNKDYRRFMDFLRRSDCLLDFRPYRKLAPAGEN